The following coding sequences are from one Thermostaphylospora chromogena window:
- a CDS encoding DUF998 domain-containing protein, whose product MSALTSPAHREEPRLLGYPLWAWLGGAGPVVALAALVYAHLAAPEVSLLTDPISDYAHAPDTRAASLIGTLVLAMSLLWTVYGLAGVAPAHTAATRVLLIICALGLVVTAIFTSDPAPGVTSSQGEIHRWSAAVVFTGIPVAGWMLARAPLAAALRRVLRGACLAAFLLLAVFLAVHPGSLVSELLTGHAYYALVQRVLVTVLVALASLLTAGCLALRRGGMS is encoded by the coding sequence ATGAGCGCGCTGACCTCGCCCGCGCATCGCGAGGAACCGAGGCTGCTCGGCTACCCGCTGTGGGCCTGGCTCGGCGGGGCCGGGCCCGTGGTCGCCCTCGCCGCGCTGGTCTACGCCCACCTGGCGGCGCCCGAGGTCAGCCTGCTGACCGATCCGATCAGCGACTACGCGCACGCCCCGGACACGCGCGCGGCCAGCCTGATCGGCACCCTGGTGCTGGCCATGAGCCTGCTGTGGACGGTGTACGGCCTGGCGGGGGTCGCCCCCGCGCACACCGCGGCGACCCGCGTCCTGTTGATCATCTGCGCCCTCGGCCTGGTGGTCACCGCGATCTTCACCAGCGACCCCGCCCCCGGCGTCACCTCTTCGCAGGGGGAGATCCACCGCTGGTCGGCCGCGGTGGTGTTCACGGGGATACCGGTCGCCGGATGGATGCTCGCCCGCGCTCCGCTCGCGGCGGCGCTCCGCCGCGTGCTCCGCGGCGCGTGCCTGGCCGCCTTCCTGCTCCTGGCGGTCTTCCTCGCCGTCCACCCGGGCTCCCTCGTCTCCGAGCTGCTGACCGGCCACGCCTACTACGCCCTGGTGCAGCGCGTGCTGGTCACGGTCTTGGTGGCGCTGGCGTCACTTCTCACAGCGGGGTGCCTAGCCCTGCGCCGCGGAGGAATGTCATGA
- a CDS encoding DMT family transporter: MIVLAACVALLGSLFFAVGAALQQFEAAAAARPGLLRLARRPRWLLGGAAIVAGGGLHILALSLGPLTIVQPMGVSSLLFALPVAAALHGRRPVREELAAAAVVTVGLIGLVLVVPPPTTEPTLSTPGALVLLGIAAFTALLAGGVARAAAPPWRAGLLATGAGVLYGATATLTRVLVDGAWEPWFLLAVPPPAVLALAMLQRAYAIGHFAVAFTALQLSDPLTAIAFGAVLLGEPLPTGVTEATIAAAAAALTAGGTVALARTTPLTQR; encoded by the coding sequence ATGATCGTGCTCGCCGCCTGTGTCGCCCTGCTGGGCTCACTGTTCTTCGCGGTCGGCGCGGCGCTTCAGCAGTTCGAGGCGGCGGCCGCCGCGCGGCCCGGCCTGCTGCGGCTCGCCCGGCGCCCCCGGTGGCTGCTCGGCGGCGCGGCGATCGTCGCCGGCGGCGGGCTGCACATTCTGGCGCTCAGCCTGGGACCGCTGACCATCGTGCAGCCGATGGGCGTGTCCAGCCTGCTGTTCGCGCTGCCGGTCGCGGCCGCCCTGCACGGCCGCAGGCCCGTGCGCGAGGAGCTGGCCGCGGCGGCCGTGGTGACCGTCGGGCTCATCGGGCTGGTGCTGGTCGTCCCCCCGCCCACGACCGAGCCGACCCTGTCCACGCCGGGCGCGCTCGTTCTGCTCGGGATCGCGGCCTTCACCGCGCTGCTCGCCGGCGGCGTGGCGCGGGCGGCCGCGCCGCCGTGGCGGGCGGGCCTGCTGGCGACGGGCGCGGGAGTGCTCTACGGCGCGACCGCGACCCTGACCCGGGTGCTCGTGGACGGCGCGTGGGAGCCGTGGTTCCTCCTGGCCGTGCCGCCGCCCGCCGTACTGGCGCTGGCCATGCTGCAGCGCGCCTACGCGATCGGGCACTTCGCCGTCGCCTTCACCGCCCTCCAGCTTTCCGACCCGCTCACCGCCATCGCCTTCGGCGCCGTGCTCCTCGGTGAGCCGCTGCCCACCGGAGTCACCGAGGCGACGATCGCCGCGGCGGCGGCCGCGCTGACGGCGGGCGGGACGGTCGCACTGGCCAGAACCACCCCGCTGACCCAGCGCTGA
- a CDS encoding glycosyltransferase — MTPPAGTETASHLSVARPTRRMRVLIATDTYPPDVNGAAYFTHRLATGLAGRGHDVHVVCASDRGPARDERVNGVLLHRLRSASVLVHPTMRVAVPSRLDSLLSAVAPDVVHVQGHFITGRAAISAARRAGVPVVATNHFMPDNLFQFAHVPQRLRGIVGRLAWRDFGRVFARADHVTTPTPIAARLLAEQGFTRDVEAVSCGIDLTRFRPPARPKSHARNLLGLPDRPTVLFVGRLDEEKRLEEAVRALPLVRNVTDAQLALVGEGRCRQELEWLAARIGVGEHVRFCGFVPDELIPEVYAAADVFCMPGVAELQSIATLEAMATGLPVAAADAMALPHLVRPGETGFLHRPGDVQALARHLIELLTSDEKRAEMGRAARRIAMTHDHQASLARFEDIYRSLSAARRTAAEEEAPL; from the coding sequence ATGACCCCTCCCGCAGGCACCGAGACCGCATCCCACCTCTCCGTCGCCCGGCCGACACGCCGGATGCGGGTGCTGATCGCGACCGACACCTACCCGCCGGACGTGAACGGCGCGGCCTACTTCACCCACCGGCTGGCCACCGGGCTGGCCGGGCGCGGCCACGACGTCCACGTCGTGTGCGCCTCGGACCGGGGACCGGCCAGGGACGAGCGGGTGAACGGCGTGCTGCTGCACCGGCTGCGCTCGGCGAGCGTGCTGGTCCACCCGACGATGCGCGTCGCCGTGCCGTCCCGGCTGGATTCGCTCCTCTCGGCGGTCGCCCCCGACGTCGTGCATGTCCAGGGCCACTTCATCACCGGCCGGGCGGCGATCTCCGCGGCGCGGCGGGCGGGCGTGCCGGTCGTGGCGACCAACCACTTCATGCCGGACAACCTCTTCCAGTTCGCGCACGTCCCCCAGCGGCTGCGCGGCATCGTGGGCCGGCTCGCCTGGCGTGACTTCGGACGCGTCTTCGCCCGCGCCGACCACGTGACCACCCCCACCCCCATCGCCGCGCGGCTCCTGGCCGAGCAGGGTTTCACCCGTGACGTCGAGGCGGTGTCGTGCGGCATCGACCTGACCAGGTTCCGCCCGCCGGCGCGTCCCAAGTCTCACGCCAGGAACCTGCTCGGGCTGCCGGACCGGCCGACCGTGCTGTTCGTCGGCCGTCTGGACGAGGAGAAGCGGCTTGAGGAGGCGGTGCGGGCGCTTCCGCTCGTCCGCAACGTGACCGACGCGCAGCTCGCCCTGGTCGGGGAGGGCAGGTGCCGGCAGGAGCTGGAGTGGCTCGCCGCGCGGATCGGGGTCGGGGAGCACGTGCGATTCTGCGGGTTCGTCCCCGACGAGTTGATCCCCGAGGTGTACGCGGCGGCGGACGTCTTCTGCATGCCGGGTGTGGCCGAACTGCAGAGCATCGCCACCCTGGAGGCGATGGCCACCGGGCTGCCCGTGGCGGCGGCCGACGCGATGGCCCTGCCCCATCTGGTGCGACCGGGTGAGACCGGCTTCCTCCACCGCCCCGGAGACGTGCAGGCCCTGGCCCGGCATCTGATCGAACTGCTCACCTCGGACGAGAAGCGGGCCGAGATGGGCCGTGCCGCGCGGCGGATCGCCATGACCCACGACCACCAGGCGTCGCTGGCCCGGTTCGAGGACATCTACCGGTCGCTGTCCGCCGCGCGGCGGACAGCCGCGGAAGAGGAGGCTCCGCTATGA
- a CDS encoding PEP/pyruvate-binding domain-containing protein, with protein MEITSPLVVDLADGEAKAPDLVGGKAANLHVLLRAGMPVPPGFVVTTEAYRRAAARAGLDDLLDRIDDPAELAARARRALLEAEVPADLRRAVAERLTGRPVAVRSSATAEDLPHASFAGQQDTYLNVIGPDAAADAVRRCWASLWTDRAVAYRTANGIGHRAVRLAVVVQEMVDAEVAGVMFTADPVTGRRRRAVIDAAFGLGEAVVSGATNPDRFVVDVAAGAVVERRIGDKRTAVRPLAGGGVARVASPSADAPKDGEGCLPDERILELARLGTRVEDLYGAPQDTEWAIDGSGTIWLTQARPITTLFPIPVSGKAASEEETRVFFCLSLAQGLYRPITPMGMSAFRLIASSVTTAFGMPPADRLAGPAVFAEAAHRPFIDVTGALRSTVGRAVMLRVLSLMEARSAKIMRELTADPRFTILQHRRLPALRRAVRILRRHRIPPRLVRFILRPSAAAGHIERAVAGLRARVRPPAGVSGAARLDHAERVLGETLFPVLPAVAPAPLAGGVMLALAAGLLGDRATPSELMTVLRGLPGNVTTEMDLALWDLATAVRRDSPAARTLLSASPAELAVLYREERLPRVLQEGLTSFLAVYGHRAVGEIDLGLPRWSEEPAHILGVLANYLRLEDPDAAPDAVFARGVAEAERMIETLAGRVGGWRRHVVRFALRRARALIGSREAPKYCAVIALTAAREQIAAVGAELAAAGRLDEPDDVFFLTLPEARAALAGGDPRPLVAQRRAEYEREERRRRVPRVLLSDGTDPEAVARGGPGDGSLSGTPASPGVVTGTARVVFDPVGARLAPGEILVCPSTDPGWTPLFLTAGGLVMEMGGANSHGAVVAREYGIPAVVGVAHATETIEDGARITVDGSSGTVTIG; from the coding sequence ATGGAGATCACGTCACCCCTCGTGGTCGATCTCGCCGACGGCGAGGCCAAAGCGCCCGATCTGGTCGGCGGCAAGGCCGCCAACCTGCACGTGCTGCTGCGGGCGGGGATGCCCGTGCCGCCGGGGTTCGTCGTCACGACGGAGGCGTACCGACGGGCGGCCGCCCGGGCGGGCCTCGACGACCTGCTCGACCGGATCGACGACCCCGCCGAACTCGCCGCCCGCGCCAGGCGGGCCCTGCTGGAGGCGGAGGTCCCGGCGGACCTCAGGCGGGCGGTGGCAGAGCGGCTGACCGGCCGGCCGGTGGCGGTGCGGTCCTCGGCCACCGCGGAAGACCTGCCGCACGCCAGCTTCGCCGGCCAGCAGGACACCTACCTGAACGTGATCGGCCCCGACGCGGCGGCCGACGCGGTACGCCGGTGCTGGGCGTCGCTGTGGACCGACCGCGCGGTGGCCTACCGCACCGCCAACGGCATCGGCCACCGCGCCGTACGGCTGGCCGTGGTCGTGCAGGAGATGGTGGACGCCGAGGTGGCGGGGGTGATGTTCACCGCCGACCCGGTGACCGGCCGCAGGCGGCGGGCGGTCATCGACGCCGCTTTCGGCCTGGGCGAGGCGGTGGTGTCCGGCGCGACGAACCCCGACCGGTTCGTGGTGGACGTCGCGGCCGGCGCCGTCGTGGAGCGCCGCATCGGCGACAAACGGACCGCCGTCCGTCCTCTCGCCGGCGGAGGCGTGGCGCGCGTCGCCTCGCCGTCCGCCGACGCCCCGAAGGACGGTGAGGGGTGCCTGCCGGACGAGCGGATTCTCGAACTGGCCCGGCTCGGCACCCGGGTGGAAGACCTTTACGGCGCGCCGCAGGACACCGAGTGGGCGATCGACGGCTCGGGGACGATCTGGCTGACCCAGGCGCGGCCCATCACCACCCTCTTTCCGATACCGGTGAGCGGGAAGGCGGCGAGCGAGGAGGAGACGCGCGTCTTCTTCTGCCTCAGCCTCGCCCAGGGCCTGTACCGGCCGATCACGCCGATGGGCATGTCCGCCTTCCGGCTGATCGCCTCGTCGGTCACCACCGCGTTCGGCATGCCCCCGGCCGACCGCCTGGCGGGGCCTGCGGTGTTCGCCGAGGCGGCGCACCGGCCGTTCATCGACGTCACGGGCGCACTGCGCAGCACCGTGGGCAGGGCCGTGATGCTGCGGGTGCTGTCGCTGATGGAGGCCAGATCCGCGAAGATCATGCGGGAGCTGACCGCCGATCCCCGGTTCACCATCCTGCAGCACCGCCGTCTCCCCGCGCTCCGACGGGCGGTGCGCATCCTGCGGCGGCACCGCATCCCGCCGCGCCTGGTCCGGTTCATCCTGCGTCCGTCCGCCGCGGCCGGCCACATCGAGCGGGCCGTCGCCGGGCTGCGCGCCCGCGTGCGTCCCCCGGCCGGAGTCTCCGGCGCGGCCCGTCTGGATCACGCCGAGCGCGTCCTGGGCGAGACGCTGTTTCCGGTGCTGCCGGCCGTCGCCCCCGCTCCCCTGGCCGGAGGCGTCATGCTCGCCCTGGCCGCCGGGCTGCTCGGCGACCGCGCCACGCCGTCGGAGCTGATGACGGTCTTGCGCGGCCTGCCGGGCAACGTCACCACCGAGATGGACCTGGCGCTGTGGGATCTCGCGACGGCGGTGCGGCGGGACTCCCCGGCGGCCCGCACGCTGCTGTCCGCCTCCCCCGCCGAGCTGGCCGTGCTCTACCGCGAGGAACGGCTGCCGCGGGTACTCCAGGAAGGCCTGACCTCGTTCCTCGCGGTCTACGGTCATCGCGCGGTCGGCGAGATCGACCTCGGGCTGCCGCGCTGGTCGGAGGAGCCCGCGCACATCCTCGGCGTCCTGGCCAACTACCTGCGGCTGGAGGATCCCGACGCGGCGCCGGACGCGGTGTTCGCCCGCGGGGTCGCCGAGGCCGAACGGATGATCGAGACGCTGGCCGGCCGGGTGGGCGGATGGCGCAGGCACGTCGTACGGTTCGCGCTGCGCCGGGCACGTGCCCTGATCGGCTCGCGGGAGGCGCCCAAGTACTGCGCGGTCATCGCGCTGACCGCGGCGCGTGAGCAGATCGCCGCGGTCGGTGCGGAACTGGCCGCGGCCGGGAGGCTGGACGAGCCGGACGACGTGTTCTTCCTGACCCTGCCCGAGGCCAGGGCCGCCCTGGCAGGCGGTGATCCGCGCCCGCTGGTGGCGCAGCGGCGCGCGGAATACGAACGGGAGGAACGCAGGCGCCGGGTGCCGCGGGTGCTACTGTCCGACGGCACCGACCCGGAGGCGGTCGCGCGCGGCGGCCCCGGCGACGGCTCGCTGTCCGGCACGCCCGCCTCCCCCGGCGTGGTGACCGGCACCGCCCGGGTGGTGTTCGACCCGGTGGGGGCGCGGCTGGCACCGGGCGAGATCCTCGTCTGCCCGTCCACGGACCCCGGCTGGACGCCGCTGTTCCTCACCGCGGGCGGCCTGGTGATGGAGATGGGCGGGGCGAACTCGCACGGCGCGGTGGTCGCCAGAGAGTACGGCATCCCCGCGGTGGTGGGCGTGGCCCACGCCACGGAGACGATCGAAGACGGCGCGCGGATCACCGTGGACGGATCCTCGGGCACCGTCACGATCGGCTGA
- a CDS encoding acyl-ACP desaturase, translating into MSKRPLSQTELLHELEPVVASELDRHLKMAKDWFPHEYVPWSEGRDYDGVLGGDAWSPEDSKLPEAAKVSLIVNLLTEDNLPSYHYEIATTFGRDGAWGTWVHRWTAEEDRHSMVLRDYLTVTRAVDPVALERARMTHMSNGFATPYATMLQQIAYVSFQELATRIAHRNTGRVAGDPICEQMMARIAADENLHMLFYRNLLGAAFDLDPDQTMRAITDVVTTFQMPGTGIEGFSRKAMIIAHEGIYDLRLHLDDVLRPVLRQWSVFDRGGLSAEGEKAREELAAFLDKLEVTASRFVERREARRAAQAAKSA; encoded by the coding sequence ATGTCCAAGCGCCCACTCAGCCAGACTGAACTCCTGCACGAGCTGGAGCCCGTCGTGGCAAGTGAGCTGGACAGGCACCTGAAGATGGCCAAGGACTGGTTCCCGCACGAGTACGTGCCGTGGAGCGAGGGGCGGGACTACGACGGCGTGCTCGGCGGGGATGCGTGGTCGCCTGAGGACTCCAAGCTGCCCGAGGCCGCGAAGGTGTCGCTGATCGTCAACCTGCTCACCGAGGACAATCTGCCGAGCTACCACTACGAGATCGCGACCACCTTCGGCCGTGACGGCGCGTGGGGCACGTGGGTGCACCGCTGGACCGCCGAGGAGGACCGGCACAGCATGGTGCTGCGCGATTATCTGACGGTGACCCGGGCGGTCGACCCCGTCGCCCTGGAGCGGGCCCGGATGACCCACATGAGCAACGGGTTCGCCACCCCGTACGCCACGATGCTCCAGCAGATCGCCTACGTGTCCTTCCAAGAGCTGGCCACGCGCATCGCCCACCGCAACACCGGCCGCGTCGCGGGCGATCCGATCTGCGAGCAGATGATGGCCCGTATCGCCGCCGACGAGAACCTGCACATGCTCTTCTACCGGAACCTCCTCGGCGCGGCCTTCGACCTCGATCCCGACCAGACCATGCGCGCGATCACCGACGTCGTCACCACCTTCCAGATGCCCGGCACCGGCATCGAGGGCTTCTCCCGCAAGGCGATGATCATCGCCCACGAGGGCATCTACGACCTCCGCCTCCACCTGGACGACGTGCTGAGGCCGGTGCTGCGGCAGTGGTCGGTGTTCGACCGCGGCGGCCTCAGCGCCGAGGGCGAGAAGGCCCGCGAGGAGCTCGCCGCCTTCCTCGACAAGCTGGAGGTGACCGCCTCGCGCTTCGTGGAGCGCCGCGAGGCGCGCCGTGCCGCCCAAGCCGCCAAGTCCGCCTGA
- a CDS encoding ABC transporter permease — MTTARTARPPDAARPPRWGRLGERLLFAYVWLVLIWLFLPIAVMIVFGFNDTKSKSNVTWQGFTLDWWGRLGEYPELIKAVLNSVTIALLSTLITTVLGTLLGLALGRYRFRGQGLANLAIFVAIASPELVMGASLLSLFVSAGVQTGYLTIVLAHVLFSLSFVAVTVRARVVGLDPSLEEAARDLGASAWTTFWRVTFPMILPGVMAGALLAFALSIDDFVITQFTSGAEVTFPLWIYGAVRIGVPPQVNILGTLIFVAGAVIAVVNSLIARRSPRV; from the coding sequence ATGACGACGGCCCGGACGGCGCGGCCGCCGGACGCCGCTCGTCCGCCTCGCTGGGGACGGCTGGGCGAACGGCTGCTGTTCGCCTACGTCTGGCTGGTGCTGATCTGGCTGTTCCTGCCGATCGCCGTCATGATCGTCTTCGGGTTCAACGACACGAAGAGCAAGTCGAACGTCACCTGGCAGGGCTTCACGCTCGACTGGTGGGGCAGGCTCGGCGAGTACCCGGAGTTGATCAAGGCGGTCCTCAACTCCGTCACGATCGCGTTGCTGTCCACCCTGATCACCACGGTCCTGGGCACGCTTCTAGGGCTGGCGTTGGGCCGGTACCGCTTCCGCGGTCAGGGATTGGCCAACCTCGCGATCTTCGTCGCGATCGCCTCGCCCGAACTGGTCATGGGCGCCTCGCTGCTGTCGCTGTTCGTCAGCGCGGGTGTGCAGACCGGTTATCTGACGATCGTGCTGGCGCATGTGCTGTTCTCGCTGTCGTTCGTGGCGGTGACGGTGCGCGCCCGGGTCGTCGGCCTCGACCCGTCGCTCGAGGAGGCAGCGCGCGACCTGGGCGCCTCCGCGTGGACGACCTTCTGGCGGGTCACCTTCCCGATGATCCTGCCCGGTGTGATGGCGGGTGCGCTGCTCGCCTTCGCGCTGTCCATCGACGACTTCGTGATCACCCAGTTCACCAGCGGCGCGGAGGTCACCTTCCCGCTGTGGATCTACGGCGCGGTGCGGATCGGTGTCCCACCGCAGGTCAACATCCTCGGCACGCTGATCTTCGTGGCGGGCGCGGTCATCGCCGTGGTCAACTCGCTCATCGCCCGGCGCAGCCCCCGGGTTTGA
- a CDS encoding SDR family oxidoreductase, translating into MDRGCLLVTGASRGLGAVIAQRLAADGWHVAVNYAHDTAGASAVVERIVAAGGRAHAARFDVTDEESVRQGVAGIVEEAGPIRVVVNNATGPQPLIPVEKLTWDDHLDQLRFFVKAPLLLLQAVLPDMRAAGGGRIINIGSEVVDLGNPEMSHYVSAKAAMHGLTRSWARELGPFGITVNTVEPGWIPVERHGEVTDEDTEPYLRNVALGHMGKPSDVAEVVAFLASPGARFITGQRIAVNGGKTMT; encoded by the coding sequence ATGGATCGTGGATGTCTGCTGGTGACCGGCGCTTCGCGCGGTCTCGGCGCCGTCATCGCCCAGCGACTGGCCGCCGACGGGTGGCACGTCGCGGTCAACTACGCGCACGACACCGCGGGGGCCTCCGCGGTCGTCGAGCGGATCGTCGCCGCGGGCGGACGCGCCCACGCGGCCCGCTTCGACGTGACCGACGAGGAGTCGGTGCGGCAGGGCGTGGCCGGCATCGTCGAGGAGGCGGGCCCGATCAGGGTGGTGGTGAACAACGCCACCGGGCCGCAGCCGCTGATTCCGGTCGAGAAGCTGACCTGGGACGACCACCTCGACCAGCTCCGTTTCTTCGTCAAGGCGCCGCTGCTGCTCCTGCAGGCGGTGCTGCCGGACATGCGGGCCGCCGGAGGCGGCCGGATCATCAACATCGGCAGCGAGGTCGTCGACCTGGGCAACCCTGAGATGAGCCACTACGTCTCCGCCAAGGCCGCGATGCACGGGCTTACCCGCTCCTGGGCGCGTGAGCTGGGTCCCTTCGGGATCACGGTGAACACCGTCGAGCCCGGCTGGATCCCCGTCGAGCGGCACGGCGAGGTGACCGACGAGGACACCGAGCCCTACCTGCGCAATGTGGCGCTCGGCCACATGGGCAAGCCGTCCGACGTGGCGGAGGTCGTGGCGTTCCTGGCTTCTCCGGGCGCCCGCTTCATCACGGGCCAGCGTATAGCCGTCAACGGCGGCAAGACGATGACCTGA